Proteins encoded in a region of the Takifugu flavidus isolate HTHZ2018 chromosome 8, ASM371156v2, whole genome shotgun sequence genome:
- the hmga1a gene encoding high mobility group AT-hook 1a isoform X3, producing the protein MSDKGTVSPKEKEATEKRGRGRPRKQTEEKTSDEPSGSPTPKRPRGRPKGSKNKTSSKSKQKAAAAPSGGGKRRGRPKKEEKEETASQQSSEEEEEEDQ; encoded by the exons ATGAGTGACAAGGGGACCGTCTCACCGAAGGAGAAGGAGGCAACAGAGAAGAGGGGGCGTGGAAGACCGCGCAAGCAGACCGAGGAGAAAACCTCTGAC GAACCCAGCGGGTCCCCGACTCCAAAGAGGCCCAGAGGACGACCGAAGGGCAGCAAGAACAAGACGAGCAGCAAGAGCAAA cagaaggCTGCGGCGGCCCCGTCCGGAGGTGGGAAACGCAGAGGAAGACCCAAGAAGGAG GAGAAGGAAGAAACGGCATCGCAGCAATCAtcggaagaggaggaagaagaggaccaGTAA
- the hmga1a gene encoding high mobility group AT-hook 1a isoform X4: protein MSDKGTVSPKEKEATEKRGRGRPRKQTEEKTSDEPSGSPTPKRPRGRPKGSKNKTSSKSKKAAAAPSGGGKRRGRPKKEEKEETASQQSSEEEEEEDQ, encoded by the exons ATGAGTGACAAGGGGACCGTCTCACCGAAGGAGAAGGAGGCAACAGAGAAGAGGGGGCGTGGAAGACCGCGCAAGCAGACCGAGGAGAAAACCTCTGAC GAACCCAGCGGGTCCCCGACTCCAAAGAGGCCCAGAGGACGACCGAAGGGCAGCAAGAACAAGACGAGCAGCAAGAGCAAA aaggCTGCGGCGGCCCCGTCCGGAGGTGGGAAACGCAGAGGAAGACCCAAGAAGGAG GAGAAGGAAGAAACGGCATCGCAGCAATCAtcggaagaggaggaagaagaggaccaGTAA
- the hmga1a gene encoding high mobility group AT-hook 1a isoform X1, protein MSDKGTVSPKEKEATEKRGRGRPRKQTEEKTSDEPSGSPTPKRPRGRPKGSKNKTSSKSKQKAAAAPSGGGKRRGRPKKEMTHVYSLLLYWRSCADWSKTGANEMSL, encoded by the exons ATGAGTGACAAGGGGACCGTCTCACCGAAGGAGAAGGAGGCAACAGAGAAGAGGGGGCGTGGAAGACCGCGCAAGCAGACCGAGGAGAAAACCTCTGAC GAACCCAGCGGGTCCCCGACTCCAAAGAGGCCCAGAGGACGACCGAAGGGCAGCAAGAACAAGACGAGCAGCAAGAGCAAA cagaaggCTGCGGCGGCCCCGTCCGGAGGTGGGAAACGCAGAGGAAGACCCAAGAAGGAG ATGACTCACGTTTACTCACTGCTGCTATATTGGCGCTCTTGTGCCGACTGGAGTAAAACCGGAGCCAACGAAATGTCACTCTGA
- the hmga1a gene encoding high mobility group AT-hook 1a isoform X2 has translation MSDKGTVSPKEKEATEKRGRGRPRKQTEEKTSDEPSGSPTPKRPRGRPKGSKNKTSSKSKKAAAAPSGGGKRRGRPKKEMTHVYSLLLYWRSCADWSKTGANEMSL, from the exons ATGAGTGACAAGGGGACCGTCTCACCGAAGGAGAAGGAGGCAACAGAGAAGAGGGGGCGTGGAAGACCGCGCAAGCAGACCGAGGAGAAAACCTCTGAC GAACCCAGCGGGTCCCCGACTCCAAAGAGGCCCAGAGGACGACCGAAGGGCAGCAAGAACAAGACGAGCAGCAAGAGCAAA aaggCTGCGGCGGCCCCGTCCGGAGGTGGGAAACGCAGAGGAAGACCCAAGAAGGAG ATGACTCACGTTTACTCACTGCTGCTATATTGGCGCTCTTGTGCCGACTGGAGTAAAACCGGAGCCAACGAAATGTCACTCTGA